From the genome of Pelobates fuscus isolate aPelFus1 chromosome 11, aPelFus1.pri, whole genome shotgun sequence:
atgtagttgaggcgggagggctgttaaaaaaaaaacggaattcggcatgacagtgccgctttaaaggcagggttaaagtactatgttccacagtcttaaaggtacagtatcacaaaagtcccaataagttcacggatggcccttaaaggcccagtagcagtaatataaattattacatgcccaaatatagtttttatagagcaatatgtccaggggccgtagtcgcagggcaggaggcgggcaaccaggctcctccaaaacaatgtggcgagattggttccgtcacacgtggtagggaattttgggctttaCCTGGACAATGTTGTCTGACCCCTCTCTGGATCTTTGGGTGGGTTGTTGCTTGGCCATTAAATACTCGTGCACGTCGGCCATTATCCATTCCACTGTTTCTGTAGGGGGCGTCCCTGGGAAAAATGCCAGCCGGCTCTTGAACTCTTTTTCAAACTCTGTCTGTGTATTCTCCATTGGCGGTGCTGCAGCAGCCgctgctctgtctccctccatgagTTCAGCAACGAGAATGGCTTTGGCTTTGTTACTGGCAATGATTCCCCTTGCTTCTACTAAATTATTTAATGTAGCTCGTTTCAAGTGTGTATAATCCGTCCCCATTCACCATCTGTTCGGGTAAATTCACATACCCTTGAATTCCGGTTCTCATGTGAATTGGGGTTTCCACAAATTACTGTTCCTTTCTCTTTATTCATGCCAAATCTGCCGAATGACGTTCTGCTGTgcggttcggatcccgtcgcttgccaccaattgtagcggagcggcaggggttaatccaagggctctcctCTGGTAATCAGGATTcagcatacagaaggcaggacacacagcataattcccattcccaaggaccagacgacacatagcctgggagtcaactgcCAATTTTTATTCATGGCTCtaggagttaactgtcaactgtcaacttttaaatgttctacaATATGACCTAAaatggctaggtttgccacaatgctccttttatgacattctcccatgcaagggaggtacaaTCGGTTCTCAAACAGAATGGTGATTACTGTTCGAGAACCGATTACCTTGTTCAAATACAGCAAAATAACGAATCGTTCATAGTAAAAGTCCCGAATACCGTTCTTTTACATAGGAAAACGTtttttgcactggtgtgacattgtgccctggcaggccctgaaacgcacacgtgtgaaggaaactgactgctattatttcacagtctagtttctatttttttttaatgtacactactgttacaccagatatgagttgcactggtgtgacactgtgccctggcaggccctgaaacgcacacgtgtgatggaaactgactgctattatattacagtcaaaaaattgttgtttttttttaaatgcaagctattgtgacaccagatatgagtggtggcactgggcaagtgggcacagtatacgctgtgagcctgacacacacgctggcaggcaggcaactgcaattagattacacagaaaaaaaaagcagcctgatgttctagccctaaaaagggctttttggggtgctgtccttacaacagagatcagatgagtccttcaggactgtagtggacactgaatacactagcctagctatcgatttccctattaaatcagcagcagttgcactgtccctcctctcactaagattgcagcttccaaatgaatctaaaatggatgctgtccaggaggtgggagagtctgggagggagggtctgctgctgattggctggaatgtgtctgctgactgtgaggtacagggtcaaagtttactcaatgatgacgaatagggggcggactgaacatcgcatattttcgcccgccgtggcgaacgcaaacaagctatgttcgccaggaactattcgccagctaactattcgggacatctctagtatttgggcataatggatttttataatgctgttcctggccctttaattactttggagcagtgttacaacttttctttttttaattctttattttagttgtgcagggAAAGTTACAAACAGCCCACACTGCCATAACAGCTAGGGCATGCGAATCTTCAGACATAGATTTACATAGGTTAGGCATTAGAAATCATagcacatttttgtaaaatgttgTCGCTTAACAGAAAGTTGCATCCATTTTTGGTATTTCTGAGGGCTAGGGAAACATACAGTACTATCGGCTATGCATAAAAGAAAAGCCACTTATAGGTTACTTATAGGTTAATGAACGTTTTGCAATGCCCCCAGAGTGGATGGAGTCTGCGCCTTTttgtgttacaacttttaaactggcacttcggatgcagtcgaagtgccgaagtcatcgaagtgctgaagtcgtcAAAGTGGCCACCATTTTAACGTAtttgaacgcggtcagcggtgtgtgcagccaaatctatggagctgttttcggctacccaattgcacgaacaacgctgacccgtaccttcttcgacactgcggctggagactaagtcctgttcgaagattcattttcccggtgtaaaatagaccgaccgcacagcccaaatccatggaactgttttgggcatgaaaatgtgctttcgATCCAGTTAATGGGTTATAGGGTATTTAAAAATACTCCCTGATGAAACAGATCACTTTCCCCCTGACGACAATGTTGTAATACGCTGAAACAAATGTCGAGCtctattctatttttattatgcACTTTTCAACTTGTTAGGTAGCACTTCACTGTGTTATTGAGTTATCTTTATAGGGTCCTTGCTTTAGGTAGGCATTAGCCTTGTGCAGTGACGAGGTATTAGGTACAGACAGATAAGTATTCTTTATGGGGTATGGTGGGTATGGTGGGTATTGTGGATATCTAATATTGGCATTTTTGCTTTTGTTATCATATATCCCCTGGGGGCTTCTGTGTTTCTCCTATACTCACCTTTCAATTTCCAATTGGTTGATATCCACTGAAGGAGCTGCTTACACATTATTTTGAGTGAGATGCAGACCATCCCCTTGTGTTCCCTATCTACCCCTTATTAGTTTCTGCTTCCAGTAGGATATCCCACTTAAGTGGCACGCTTTATATACTCCTTATCTATCTTATAGGGTTAATACCTCTTACCCGGCATACAGACACTTGTTTCCTATTTAGGACCCTCTGTTAGATATAGTAGCTCTCTTTTTTAGTTTTGATAaagttgttttaatttatttttggttttgctACTAATCTACTTTAGGTTGTACTATTTTCCATATGCCCCCTCCACTGGAGTGGATGTCTGGGATCCTGttcctttatttttctatttctagTTGCTAGGGTTACCCCCCGAAATACCAGTACAACCAGGTGATCTTTCTTTAACTAGGGGATAGGGTTAGGTGTTTCCCCTAGCCAATGTCGTTTTGGCTGGTGGAGTACCATTTGACCTATCCCAGGGTTAATAATTTTCAAGGTATTATGATCTCATCTATTCTCTACAGAGCAGACAGCCCCTGGAAGATCTATGGCATCTCTATTTTTGAGAAGTCTATTTTCAGTTAGGTAGATTTCAGTCTTTCCAGAATTCTTAATTTATAAAAAGGCTCCAAAAAACTTAATTAATTCCTTAAATCACCACATGtggacaagagaataacaaaataTAGGGTATTGTGGATCAAATGTTGCATTTCTATTATGAGTTGGTTAGTTTTCGCTGgttagtagataactctctaaagATCAGTGTAATATTAAAGAGGTTATctgagaataattaaaaaaaaccctttcaTCAGTTCAAGTCATGAGAACATTGTAATATATCTGTGTTGATCTTGACTTGCAGTGACTCATGATACGTCTTGTGTCAGTTAGTCAACAGGATCCGCTAACTGACAATGTTAATTAACAAAGTATATAGCATCGTGCTGGTGACATTATCCTCATAGACCACCATACGGATTCAGAATGGACCCCAGCTCTCACAAACGCTATCATCTCCATGAATGGGAACCAACAGATATGTTTAATGCATATTATTCTACAAAATCTGAAAAGTATATCACTGATGAGTCTGTGAGATTTCCAATGGAACAGCTTTATAAGGTGGCAGGGCAAGGTATGTTCTGTTTAATAcattaattcataaaaaaaaatattaaaaattcttatttatattacatttaatgCCTACCTAAAATCTACAGGGGACCTGtgtagtagacatgtgcattgcACGCCAAGAAAAGTTTAACCAGGTTAATTAAAAGCAATACtgccacaaaaacaaacaaaccataaaTCAAAGATTTGGATGAACCAAATTTAGATCGTGCCTTGATTCTGTTTATCCAgaattttgtttgcaaattaaattacaaCATTTGAAATCTCTCTATGCtgatgaaaataaatacatttcctttggTGAACAGGCGAATGAAATGTGCTATGCAGTTGTGCACTGCTGTACAATGTATAAACAGAACAATGACAAATATATTTTTAGGAACTAGAGAAAAAGACAAATCAGTAATAATTTCATATATagcaatgtgcaatgtgtaaagaTTAGAAAATAACTCACCTAACATATAATCTGTATCTAGCCACATGTAATTACATGCATTATGTGAAgtattcttacagtaaaaaaatttaaatagggAGCATACCCGGAGACAATGGTATGTGTGAAACATTATAGTCCTAATGCTTCTAAAATAAGTGTGTTTTtaggatataaaaaaaagtaaatttttctcAAATTGAGCAACCATAGGAAAGCCCTATTGGCTAGCTTGGATGTGGAGTTGGCTAAGATCAAGAAAACTGTGTTTAAGTTCAGCTCTTTCAATTAAATCTAAGTGAAAAACAGATTAAAAGGATTTTGGAGAAGTTTTTACCTTTGTTTATGGTTTTATTTCGTGACTTTTTCAATGCAGGTCAAATGACGGGAgactatttgattgatatttctggTGGCTGTCATATTCACCATCTATTGCCTATTTTTGAGTTTTTCAGAGACATCACTATTTTAGAATTTAGTGATCTCTGTGTGAAGGAACTAGTGAAATGGAAGCATAGGGAGTCGGAAAGCTATGACTGGACTCATGCCTTATCGATTATGGAAGAATTGCAAGGCTCAAGGTAAGGATCAAGCTAACAGCCATTCTTTTGCTGACTATAATATTATAgttaaaacaaagagaacgttacctgcgctctggcctaaatccccatgtgcgtttaaacaaaatggaggctctttagttgtattccaatggccatttgaatatataagctcaccagccacgtcaaggcaagcctcaataggtgagtcctacactagccattagatatgctgatatcagccaagaatctccagtgagacaggaaggggtattttaaaaaccctttaacatgtaaccctttatagggcttctacacatacaataaactttgctggtatcagacaaagtgagacagaaaggggtgttttataaacccattaacatttaaccctttatagggcttctacacattcaataaactctgctggtatcagacaaagtttaaacgtctctaatgagacatgaaggggtgttttataaacccctacatactttaccctgaatagggctataacatatacaaatcaccttgctggtgatttgtatatgttatagccctattcaggTGGGCAGTGagcagtgggtaggggccctaaataccaattggggggacctaatgtcctcccccttggcccctgaccatgagcggtgggtgggggccctaaataaaaatgggggggacctaatgtcctcccccctggtccccacccctgagcagtgagtgggggccctaaataccaattatggggtaggacaataggggtgggggccaggggggaggacaataggtccccccaccttattctaatttagggtcccctcccaccgctcaggggtgggggccaggggggaggacaataggtccccaccttattggtatttagggccatcATCCGCCGCTCAaggagagggacaggggggaggacaataggtcccccccattattttactttagggcccccaccagccgctcgggggtgggggccgggggggcaataggtcccccctttagattAAAAGCCCCAACTCACAAGTCATGAGTGGGGGCTCTGGAGGGGGACccgagtttaattttttttttttaacagtgagcagccactgtttaatagacatgccctactagcttatatagaggctgggtcacatgctgcactggccaatcacagccatgccatcagACATTGGTTCTTAATGTATGATTAgtgaaattaattaatacaaaaaaCAGTCTGCCGCTTCCCCAATGTAGGGTGCTGTTAGTTCATTGTGATAACATTTTATCATCAATGTaccaaaaaatgaataaatagattATTTTCCATGTGCATAGCCCTATTATACTTTTGGTAACAAAATCAGTCAAATGATGCCTGAGCTTTGTAGTCCTATTGAAAAACCATTGTCTTCAGGAAAGATTTGACCAGCTTCTTTTGACATAAGGTGTTCATTAAGTTCATTAagtgtgtttatttgtatatacttGTTTATGTCTAAttgttatgtttaatttttgtaatatttgtaatACCAAATTCAAAGGTTGTTCTTTGAAAATCCTGCAACCAGTCTAATTAGTAGGAGTAGGAGTGGAAAATTCAAACATTTTTCTTTCGTCATGCACCTCTTTCAGGTTATGTGGCTTTGCTCTGCCCAACATAGATCGAAACCTCAACTTGCTTAAGAAGTGTCTATCACAGGGTCATTGTTAGGTTTCTAGGTTCCAAAGACACCAGGAGCTTGAGCCCAAACCAAACTTTGATGACACTTTCCCACAGtgcatgagtgtatcacagagttccCAAGCAGTAAAACTCACTGTAAACTTAAATCacggtgtgtatgagtgtatcacaaatCTCCACAGACATAAAACGGTCAGCAATGatcagtgtgtatgagtacagagTTCCATAGAAAATGATTTCACAATCTCACCAAAACAAAACTCTCAGGAATAGTTTATCAAAgtgtaacatattcttcctcaccttgcggtctctGCACCCAGCGGCCTTGCGTCTGCATGACTGACACTTGCGTCATGTTAATGGACGCCGATCGCTGCAGATCCACGGCAAAATATACCCCCACTTCTGCTCACGCGATTGACGACGTCCGCTCGCGCATGACGTCACGCACGTGCAGCGCGTGCAAGTTTTGGCGTCAAACACCGATTTGGGCCAATCAGAAGATTTGAACAGGTATTTAAACCTCATTAAACCtgacactcattgccctgtcgtggtttccctagtgctTGTCTGAGAGTGCGCGTTAttaattctggttattctggttattttactttggctttgattttgacttccctgttttctggcatccctgacctctggctttcctttatcgttgtgtccctttctgtgtacCCTGATCTTGGCTATTCCTAACTATTCTTTGATACGTTAGTTCGgctattctaaggcccggtaatacgttacatATCAGTcacctgtgttacacaattctatgtgctggatcatacagtaatcctgacgcaaagtaataaaacacacattttatgtGTGCAGAATAAgggtgaaaagtaaaaaaaaataaaaagcaaaacaaaaagtaaaaaaaaaatataaatttaaaagaatgtaacaataaaaaaataacaactatTTAAGTGTTATGGGAATCTCTCACAGGTGGTATAAATACGTTTCAAATTAATCAAGACACGAAAAATCAACTTCAACATTTAAGCCACAAGATTAGAtggtttttagtttatttatcctAAAGGTTTCTCTATGTCCCAAGTTTTTTTCATCCTATTATCCTTTCTTTAGCGTACATGTGACAAAAAGTGATATCCCTAAAAATGCAAGCTTTCTGAACTAAAATGTGAAGAGATTCTTAATTTAGTCACTAATATTATTAAGTTATAATACACCCCTCCTTCTGAACAAATAGTATGTCATCTATATATCGACACCATAGTACCAAGCTCTGCATTACCCCAGATATATTTGGATTCCTAGACCTTCATGTAAATATTTGTGTATTGTGccctttatataaacacacacacacactcatatatctataaatatatatatgtacatacatacaatacacaagatccagcgcactcacttatccactaaacagcaacttcaatgctgaaagattttattagctttttaaaaaacatctaatctaggcaaaaataatgggggtttagttacattatatgatcatacattgcataagccttccacatcatcaatgtaccccatctttggcaggtcctactctaacagcctagtGTCTGctctttttgcctagattaggtgcatttaaaaaaactaataaaatctattagcaatgaagttgctgtttagtggataagtaagtgagctggatcttgtgtattgtataaattggcccccagcagcaccccatttatgcatgttcaggtgagtgcatcccccgagttttatatatttatttaggagCCAACTTATTGGTTTAGAACCCCTCCCTGTCATAGGttcctcattccagggccctatttagccgtgtactgcagagagccccagatgattttttcccccaagtaagtgggttaatctcataagagcaaacaggctgttagagtaggacctgccaaagatggggtacattgacgttgtggcaggcttatgcaatgtatgatcatataatgtaactaaacccccattattttgcctagattaggtgtttttaaaaagctAATAAAATCTATCAGCATTGAAGtttctgtttagtggataagtgagtatGCTGGATATTGTGTATTGGCCCACAGCAGCACcccatgtatgcatgttcaggtgagtgcagccccttggtttcatatatacatatatattgtgacggaccgcctggcaccccgactaggtGCCTCTGCCTATCACTACTTCCTAGTAGCctggagtactataagcaccgcactggacatcaTAAGCACCATAGCCCCTTAGCCGCCGTAGCTTGGCTGggatctcgctgtcctccacccaccctggacctaagcctaggatccagcttccagtgggtggacctctcctactccagggagtctagcaggtatagctgtgtagctcttacaagagctagtaatTATAGtcattatagcaatccaaagcaggtatagcttgtatagctgttccctacaatcacgagacgaggctgcgtgttgagggtgaagtaaactgattttaatgggatcacact
Proteins encoded in this window:
- the LOC134576993 gene encoding indolethylamine N-methyltransferase-like — translated: MDPSSHKRYHLHEWEPTDMFNAYYSTKSEKYITDESVRFPMEQLYKVAGQGQMTGDYLIDISGGCHIHHLLPIFEFFRDITILEFSDLCVKELVKWKHRESESYDWTHALSIMEELQGSSFNGNEMENALRRNISHILKCDFTKENITDPVVLPKADCVLSLYVFHAVCEDQDEFCGSKYHILTTDKKSVEEALRFAGFVIEHMEVIESKLRTDSIYCEHLYFIKALKQSNGVI